One genomic segment of Micromonospora sp. WMMC415 includes these proteins:
- a CDS encoding glycosyltransferase, whose translation MRIVRLANFVTGRSGGLRTALRHLGTGYLAAGHDPVLVVPGRRDADERHPWGRVITLAGPEVPRTGGYRLLTDRRRVARVLAGLGPDRLEVSDRSTLRWTGAWARAHGVPSLMVSHESLTGLLGEWRVPHALRRRAADRLNRETAGSYDRIVCTTRWAAEEFDRIAAPVELVPLGVDLDTFRPDRADAALRERYADATEVLLVHCARMSVEKRPELAVDALAELCRAGVPAVLVMVGDGPLRPALARRAEGLPVEFTGFLPDRGMVAALLASADVVLAPGPVETFGLAGLEALACGTPVVVNAASALPEVVGSAGLAAYGSAASLAEAVNRLLARPAAERRRAARARAEEFGWPASVAGFLRVHGAPVPAAA comes from the coding sequence CTGCGGATCGTCCGGCTGGCGAACTTCGTCACCGGCCGCTCCGGCGGGCTCCGGACGGCGCTGCGCCACCTCGGCACGGGCTACCTGGCGGCCGGACACGACCCGGTGCTGGTGGTGCCGGGACGGCGGGACGCCGACGAGCGGCACCCGTGGGGGCGGGTGATCACCCTCGCCGGCCCTGAGGTGCCCCGGACCGGCGGGTACCGCCTGCTGACCGACCGCCGGCGGGTCGCCCGCGTGCTGGCCGGGCTGGGCCCGGACCGGCTGGAGGTGTCCGACCGCTCGACCCTCCGCTGGACCGGCGCGTGGGCGCGGGCGCACGGGGTGCCGTCGCTGATGGTCTCCCACGAGTCCCTCACCGGGCTGCTCGGCGAGTGGCGGGTGCCGCACGCGCTGCGGCGCCGGGCCGCCGACCGGCTCAACCGGGAGACCGCGGGGTCGTACGACCGGATCGTCTGCACCACCCGGTGGGCGGCCGAGGAGTTCGACCGGATCGCCGCGCCGGTCGAGCTGGTGCCGCTCGGGGTGGACCTGGACACGTTCCGGCCGGACCGGGCGGACGCGGCGCTGCGCGAGCGGTACGCGGACGCGACCGAGGTGCTGCTGGTGCACTGCGCACGGATGTCGGTGGAGAAAAGGCCGGAGCTGGCGGTGGACGCGCTCGCGGAGCTGTGCCGCGCCGGCGTGCCCGCCGTCCTGGTGATGGTGGGGGACGGGCCGCTGCGCCCGGCGCTGGCCCGGCGCGCCGAGGGGCTGCCGGTGGAGTTCACCGGCTTCCTACCCGACCGGGGGATGGTCGCGGCTCTGCTCGCCAGCGCCGACGTGGTGCTGGCACCCGGTCCGGTGGAGACGTTCGGCCTGGCCGGGCTGGAGGCGCTGGCCTGCGGCACCCCGGTCGTGGTGAACGCCGCCAGCGCCCTGCCGGAGGTGGTCGGCTCCGCCGGGCTCGCCGCGTACGGCTCGGCGGCGTCGCTGGCCGAGGCGGTGAACCGGCTGCTCGCCCGGCCGGCGGCGGAGCGGCGGCGGGCGGCGCGTGCCCGGGCCGAGGAGTTCGGCTGGCCGGCGTCGGTGGCCGGTTTCCTGCGGGTGCACGGCGCGCCCGTACCTGCCGCCGCCTGA